In a single window of the Notamacropus eugenii isolate mMacEug1 chromosome 4, mMacEug1.pri_v2, whole genome shotgun sequence genome:
- the SDF2L1 gene encoding stromal cell-derived factor 2-like protein 1 gives MWRPGPPPLLLPLSLLLLLLLAARAEAGAELGTGAVTCGSVLKLLNTRHGVRLHSHDVKYGSGSGQQSVTGVEGSEDANSYWRIRGGAEGACPRGAPVRCGQAVRLTHVNTGKNLHTHHFPSPLSNNQEVSAFGDGGEGDQLDVWLVQCSGTYWHREEAVRFQHAGTHVYLSVTGEQYGHPIRGQREVHGMPSPNQHNSWKAMEGVFIKPGPTEPSSHDEL, from the exons ATGTGGAGGCCGGGGCCCccgccgctgctgctgccgctgtcgctgctgctgctcctgctgctggcGGCCCGGGCCGAGGCTGGGGCCGAGCTCGGGACCGGGGCCGTGACCTGCGGGTCCGTGCTGAAGCTGCTCAACACGCGCCACGGCGTCCGGCTGCACTCGCATGACGTCAAATACGGCTCGG GGAGCGGCCAGCAGTCCGTGACTGGGGTCGAGGGCTCGGAGGATGCCAACAGTTACTGGAGGATCCGCGGCGGGGCGGAGGGCGCGTGCCCCCGGGGGGCACCCGTGCGCTGCGGCCAGGCCGTGCGGCTCACCCATGTGAACACGGGCAAGAACCTGCACACGCACCACTTCCCGTCCCCGCTGTCCAACAACCAG GAGGTGAGTGCCTTCGGAGATGGCGGTGAGGGGGACCAGCTGGATGTGTGGCTGGTGCAGTGCAGCGGGACCTACTGGCACCGGGAGGAGGCTGTCCGCTTCCAGCATGCTGGCACCCACGTCTACCTGTCCGTCACAGGAGAGCAGTACGGGCACCCTATACGAGGGCAGAGGGAGGTCCATGGCATGCCCAGCCCCAACCAGCACAACTCCTGGAAAGCAATGGAGGGTGTCTTCATCAAGCCTGGTCCCACTGAGCCCTCCAGCCACGATGAGCTGTGA